One window from the genome of Dermochelys coriacea isolate rDerCor1 chromosome 19, rDerCor1.pri.v4, whole genome shotgun sequence encodes:
- the LOC119845487 gene encoding NADH dehydrogenase [ubiquinone] 1 alpha subcomplex subunit 1-like yields MWYEILPSTAIMGLCLTIPGVSLIHIHIHRYLNGGKEKRIAHQPYQWHLMERDRRLSGVNDYYRSKGLENTD; encoded by the coding sequence ATGTGGTATGAGATCCTGCCCAGCACGGCCATCATGGGCCTGTGCCTGACCATCCCTGGCGTGTCGCTCATCCACATCCACATCCACAGATACCTCAACGGGGGCAAGGAAAAGAGAATTGCTCATCAGCCCTACCAGTGGCACCTGATGGAGAGAGACCGGCGACTGTCGGGGGTTAATGACTACTATCGGTCCAAGGGATTGGAGAACACTGACTAA